One window of Magallana gigas chromosome 2, xbMagGiga1.1, whole genome shotgun sequence genomic DNA carries:
- the LOC105340894 gene encoding alpha-1,3-mannosyl-glycoprotein 4-beta-N-acetylglucosaminyltransferase C, with translation MLRASLRIFSRWGHRVALTLLALSVCLYLNTLWDYLQVYRNEDGIRQKQRFEEVAAGEMTNQKTWLMIGIPTVCRKNENYLSSTLSSVVNHLRGVKGVSVVVCVCDTRRECRENIKTNLTRTFLPHIKSRLIHVIETPGKLYTPLSSLKRTFNDSEERVHWRSKQNLDYSYLMQYCANRSDYYLHLEDDVITVPNFIDKIQNYMESVNKPWAMLEFSTLGFIGKFFKSNDVEKLASLLRAFYNEQPCDYLIFFYLKIMLQHDRFFRIPSLFQHKGHFSSMPNLTRNITESFSHFPAFKKRFNSDNPDAKIFTSLTPWMSFKPKFAYSTSDNEMFWSTTPRVGDHYTIIFKTPQRLSRIVVLTGKAHRNFVDFLHGGVLEIGTDVKKIPQTDNACSNLTVVGHFDRGTVDVNVPRSPKPTKCLIIKVTKKQDSWLVIREIAVFIRVGGQ, from the exons ATGCTGAGGGCGTCACTGCGGATTTTCTCACGGTGGGGACACAGGGTTGCCCTCACCCTTCTGGCTTTATCTGTGTGTCTGTATCTTAACACGCTCTGGGACTACTTACAAGTATACCGTAATGAAG ATGGAATACGACAAAAGCAAAGATTTGAG GAAGTTGCTGCTGGGGAAATGACTAACCAGAAAA CATGGCTGATGATTGGCATTCCCACCGTTTGCCGCAAGAACGAGAATTATCTGAGTTCAACCTTGTCGTCTGTTGTCAATCACTTACGCGGGGTCAAAGGCGTCTCCGTTGTCGTCTGTGTATGTGATACTCGGCGGGAATGTAGGGAAAACATCAAAACCAACTTAACGCGAACGTTTCTCCCACATATAAAAAGTAGACTGATTCACGTCATAGAAACTCCGGGGAAATTGTACACACCCTTGTCCAGTCTGAAACGCACCTTTAATGATTCAGAGGAAAGGGTGCACTGGCGCTCCAAGCAGAATTTGGATTATTCTTATCTGATGCAGTACTGCGCCAATAGATCTGACTATTACCTACATTTGGAAGATGACGTTATCACCGTTCCTAATTTTATAGATAAGATACAAAATTACATGGAAAGCGTCAACAAACCATGGGCCATGCTAGAATTTTCTACGCTGGGCTTCATAGGAAAATTCTTTAAGTCAAATGATGTAGAAAAATTGGCCAGTCTTCTACGAGCCTTTTACAATGAGCAGCCCTGTGACTACTTAatctttttttacttaaaaatcaTGCTTCAACACGATAGGTTTTTTAGAATCCCGTCTCTCTTTCAACACAAGGGTCACTTTTCATCTATGCCAAACTTGACAAGAAATATAACCGAATCATTTTCCCACTTCCCAGCATTCAAAAAACGTTTCAATAGTGATAACCCGGATGCAAAAATTTTTACGTCACTGACGCCATGGATGTCTTTTAAGCCCAAATTTGCATATTCTACATCTGACAATGAAATGTTCTGGTCCACTACACCTCGAGTCGGAGACCATTATACTATAATTTTCAAAACCCCTCAAAGGCTATCCCGGATTGTGGTTCTTACTGGGAAAGCCCATAGGAATTTTGTTGATTTCCTTCACGGAGGAGTTCTAGAAATTGGAACAGACGTGAAAAAGATTCCACAAACAGACAACGCTTGTTCAAATCTTACTGTAGTCGGACATTTCGATAGAGGCACAGTTGATGTTAACGTGCCCCGTTCACCAAAGCCAACTAAGTGCTTGATAATAAAAGTTACTAAAAAACAAGATTCATGGCTAGTTATTAGAGAAATTGCCGTATTCATACGCGTGGGTGGTCAATAG
- the LOC105340892 gene encoding serine/threonine-protein phosphatase 6 regulatory ankyrin repeat subunit C isoform X1: MQRDPGEADEGVFQDFSAADDNMEGKKEANAADSKESDSEKWTTESLQRLLADAITYQLPLNDLELILKGGAEVNGKVSKGLRPLHYAAFVNSKEFVSFLIQNGADVNLTDDIGYTPLHICARKGYHDVMKTLIENGATINFCSDDDQNVQESTRALGYLTLEPLNIAIDHNHIECVQLLLENGARSGNKYFMGYEINLVPLDHLQCLKLLIDHGADPNTCNRCGITPLMKACREQNVEALKFLIKHGADLDVECPPRFEQKRAIHFAVQVGNLEITEILLQNGASRFRSENYRYSPLHEAILKDHVDICKLMLDYGSDVNERTESYATPVMLVCGTEGLKNRRQLLEVLLKNGADVNALSDRVSYTHPYLPPLTEYLKLNEEEADFEIVSLLIRYGAKVSFRGTRGMMHVRDPHGILSLVKKFSTKDDIFRLMVDAAFYFDVDAIKNHDLLAPEVKEHLVTFGNRPRDLKHLIRVSIQTLLGTCLPSKVQRLPLPPFLKSYLLFHL, encoded by the exons ATGCAAAGAGATCCTGGGGAGGCCGACGAAGGGGTATTTCAGGATTTTTCTGCCGCAGACGATAACATGGAAGGCAAAAAG GAAGCCAACGCCGCAGATTCGAAAGAATCCGACTCGGAGAAATGGACAACGGAGAGTCTTCAGCGCCTGTTAGCGGATGCCATAACATACCAACTTCCATTAAACGACCTCGAATTGATCTTGAAAGGTGGGGCAGAAGTTAATGGGAAAGTGTCGAAAGGTCTCCGGCCATTGCATTATGCAGCATTTGTCAATTCAAAGGAATTTGTCAGTTTTCTTATACAAAATGGCGCCGATGTTAACTTGACAGACGATATCGGTTACACACCTCTACATATTTGCGCAAGAAAGGGCTACCATGACGTCATGAAAACGTTGATAGAAAATGGAGCCACAATTAATTTCTGCTCTGATGATGACCAGAACGTTCAAGAATCTACCCGAGCGTTGGGGTACCTGACTCTTGAGCCACTGAACATTGCAATAGACCACAATCACATTGAATGTGTTCAACTTCTTCTGGAAAACGGGGCTCGTTCGGGCAATAAATATTTCATGGGATATGAGATTAACTTGGTTCCATTAGATCATCTCCAATGTTTGAAACTTTTGATAGACCATGGCGCGGACCCAAATACGTGTAATAGATGTGGTATCACTCCTCTCATGAAAGCTTGCAGGGAACAAAATGTAGAGGCGCTGAAATTTCTTATAAAACATGGAGCCGACTTGGACGTAGAATGTCCACCTcgctttgaacaaaaaagaGCTATTCACTTTGCAGTTCAAGTAGGTAATTTAGAAATAACAGAAATCTTACTTCAAAATGGAGCGTCGCGATTTAGGTCAGAGAATTACAGATACAGTCCTTTACATGAGGCAATTTTGAAAGATCACGTGGATATATGCAAATTGATGCTAGATTACGGAAGTGACGTCAACGAAAGAACAGAAAGCTACGCCACGCCGGTCATGTTAGTATGCGGTACAGAAGGTCTGAAAAATAGGAGACAATTGCTAGAGGTACTTCTTAAAAATGGTGCCGATGTAAATGCCCTATCGGACCGTGTCAGCTACACACACCCGTACTTACCGCCTCTCACAGAATATCTCAAACTCAACGAGGAAGAGGCGGACTTTGAAATTGTTTCCCTTCTTATTAGATATGGTGCAAAAGTTAGTTTTAGAGGAACGAGGGGCATGATGCATGTGAGAGACCCACATGGAATATTGTCCTTAGTGAAGAAGTTTTCAACGAAAGATGATATATTTCGTTTGATGGTAGACGCGGCGTTTTATTTCGATGTGGACGCCATCAAAAACCATGATTTGTTAGCACCAGAAGTCAAAGAACACCTAGTAACATTTGGTAATAGACCACGAGATCTCAAGCATCTCATCAGGGTGTCAATTCAGACATTGCTTGGTACGTGTCTTCCCAGCAAGGTTCAGAGGTTACCTCTGCCTCCATTTCTAAAATCATATCTTTTGTTTCATTTGTAA
- the LOC105340892 gene encoding serine/threonine-protein phosphatase 6 regulatory ankyrin repeat subunit C isoform X2, whose translation MPSIVIQEANAADSKESDSEKWTTESLQRLLADAITYQLPLNDLELILKGGAEVNGKVSKGLRPLHYAAFVNSKEFVSFLIQNGADVNLTDDIGYTPLHICARKGYHDVMKTLIENGATINFCSDDDQNVQESTRALGYLTLEPLNIAIDHNHIECVQLLLENGARSGNKYFMGYEINLVPLDHLQCLKLLIDHGADPNTCNRCGITPLMKACREQNVEALKFLIKHGADLDVECPPRFEQKRAIHFAVQVGNLEITEILLQNGASRFRSENYRYSPLHEAILKDHVDICKLMLDYGSDVNERTESYATPVMLVCGTEGLKNRRQLLEVLLKNGADVNALSDRVSYTHPYLPPLTEYLKLNEEEADFEIVSLLIRYGAKVSFRGTRGMMHVRDPHGILSLVKKFSTKDDIFRLMVDAAFYFDVDAIKNHDLLAPEVKEHLVTFGNRPRDLKHLIRVSIQTLLGTCLPSKVQRLPLPPFLKSYLLFHL comes from the coding sequence ATGCCGTCTATTGTAATACAGGAAGCCAACGCCGCAGATTCGAAAGAATCCGACTCGGAGAAATGGACAACGGAGAGTCTTCAGCGCCTGTTAGCGGATGCCATAACATACCAACTTCCATTAAACGACCTCGAATTGATCTTGAAAGGTGGGGCAGAAGTTAATGGGAAAGTGTCGAAAGGTCTCCGGCCATTGCATTATGCAGCATTTGTCAATTCAAAGGAATTTGTCAGTTTTCTTATACAAAATGGCGCCGATGTTAACTTGACAGACGATATCGGTTACACACCTCTACATATTTGCGCAAGAAAGGGCTACCATGACGTCATGAAAACGTTGATAGAAAATGGAGCCACAATTAATTTCTGCTCTGATGATGACCAGAACGTTCAAGAATCTACCCGAGCGTTGGGGTACCTGACTCTTGAGCCACTGAACATTGCAATAGACCACAATCACATTGAATGTGTTCAACTTCTTCTGGAAAACGGGGCTCGTTCGGGCAATAAATATTTCATGGGATATGAGATTAACTTGGTTCCATTAGATCATCTCCAATGTTTGAAACTTTTGATAGACCATGGCGCGGACCCAAATACGTGTAATAGATGTGGTATCACTCCTCTCATGAAAGCTTGCAGGGAACAAAATGTAGAGGCGCTGAAATTTCTTATAAAACATGGAGCCGACTTGGACGTAGAATGTCCACCTcgctttgaacaaaaaagaGCTATTCACTTTGCAGTTCAAGTAGGTAATTTAGAAATAACAGAAATCTTACTTCAAAATGGAGCGTCGCGATTTAGGTCAGAGAATTACAGATACAGTCCTTTACATGAGGCAATTTTGAAAGATCACGTGGATATATGCAAATTGATGCTAGATTACGGAAGTGACGTCAACGAAAGAACAGAAAGCTACGCCACGCCGGTCATGTTAGTATGCGGTACAGAAGGTCTGAAAAATAGGAGACAATTGCTAGAGGTACTTCTTAAAAATGGTGCCGATGTAAATGCCCTATCGGACCGTGTCAGCTACACACACCCGTACTTACCGCCTCTCACAGAATATCTCAAACTCAACGAGGAAGAGGCGGACTTTGAAATTGTTTCCCTTCTTATTAGATATGGTGCAAAAGTTAGTTTTAGAGGAACGAGGGGCATGATGCATGTGAGAGACCCACATGGAATATTGTCCTTAGTGAAGAAGTTTTCAACGAAAGATGATATATTTCGTTTGATGGTAGACGCGGCGTTTTATTTCGATGTGGACGCCATCAAAAACCATGATTTGTTAGCACCAGAAGTCAAAGAACACCTAGTAACATTTGGTAATAGACCACGAGATCTCAAGCATCTCATCAGGGTGTCAATTCAGACATTGCTTGGTACGTGTCTTCCCAGCAAGGTTCAGAGGTTACCTCTGCCTCCATTTCTAAAATCATATCTTTTGTTTCATTTGTAA
- the LOC105340891 gene encoding cardioacceleratory peptide receptor isoform X2: MDKSNATKLLDPRNLSDSFGDHREVSFWQVPQLVMLTSLFLLIVVGNGCVLLSLIYSENGIKTRMNFFILHLAIADLLVGLVIVGHDIVEKVQIDFNGGSFLCKLLQYIKVVVIYSSTYVLVSMSIDRLDAVARPMRFSRREFRAKVLIAAAWILSFVFALPILVLFDVTDDNVTYLDKTVTLCDPDFNHIHGPKIYMTLIALAAFIIPTLIIMVCYCFIIAVICRNDDDAQRERSNWTFERQESLLSNVTVDSSRGYSLGRHRNPIIERAKVRTVKMTVFIVLGVRFGDTPHQHNEGCHIPGQQPLPAQLGSQPDHLRNLQYQDLSKSKTCAIFETFRVLWATQAPLREQNVAYLTSRRCFSE, encoded by the exons GTCCCTCAGTTAGTTATGCTGACGTCACTGTTTCTGCTGATCGTCGTAGGCAATGGATGTGTCCTGCTGTCGCTGATATATTCCGAAAATGGCATAAAGACCCGGATGAACTTCTTCATACTGCATTTAGCGATAGCAG ATCTTCTGGTTGGTTTGGTTATAGTCGGACACGATATTGTGGAAAAGGTGCAGATAGATTTTAATGGAGGTTCATTTCTCTGCAAATTACTGCAATACATTAAG GTAGTGGTGATATACTCCTCCACGTACGTGTTGGTGTCTATGAGTATTGACAGGCTTGATGCCGTGGCCAGACCAATGAGATTCTCTCGCAGAG AGTTCAGAGCGAAGGTCCTGATTGCAGCGGCTTGGATTCTCTCATTTGTTTTTGCACTACCAATCCTTGTCCTGTTTGATGTCACAGACGATAATGTCACCTATCTCGACAAAACCGTCACCTTGTGTGATCCGGATTTCAATCATATACACGGACCAAAG ATTTATATGACCCTTATAGCACTGGCGGCCTTTATCATCCCCACTCTAATAATTATGGTATGCTATTGCTTCATCATCGCCGTTATCTGCCGCAATGACGACGACGCACAGAGAGAACGATCCAACTGGACGTTTGAAAGACAAGAAAGTTTGCTTAGTAACG TGACCGTAGATTCGTCTCGTGGTTATTCGTTGGGAAGACACAGAAACCCTATCATCGAACGAGCCAAAGTCAGGACCGTAAAGATGACGGTCTTCATTGTTTTAG GTGTACGTTTCGGGGACACCCCACACCAGCACAATGAGGGCTGTCACATCCCTGGTCAGCAGCCTCTCCCCGCTCAACTCGGCAGTCAACCCGATCATCTACGGAATCTTCAGTACCAGGATCTGTCGAAATCTAAG AcgtgtgccatttttgaaacatttcgTGTGTTGTGGGCGACACAAGCGCCGCTTCGGGAGCAGAATGTCGCATACCTCACAAGTCGAAGGTGTTTTTCTGAATGA
- the LOC105340891 gene encoding neuropeptide S receptor isoform X1 yields the protein MDKSNATKLLDPRNLSDSFGDHREVSFWQVPQLVMLTSLFLLIVVGNGCVLLSLIYSENGIKTRMNFFILHLAIADLLVGLVIVGHDIVEKVQIDFNGGSFLCKLLQYIKVVVIYSSTYVLVSMSIDRLDAVARPMRFSRREFRAKVLIAAAWILSFVFALPILVLFDVTDDNVTYLDKTVTLCDPDFNHIHGPKIYMTLIALAAFIIPTLIIMVCYCFIIAVICRNDDDAQRERSNWTFERQESLLSNVTVDSSRGYSLGRHRNPIIERAKVRTVKMTVFIVLAFIICWCPYFGFMLYQVYVSGTPHTSTMRAVTSLVSSLSPLNSAVNPIIYGIFSTRICRNLRRVPFLKHFVCCGRHKRRFGSRMSHTSQVEGVFLNDVSSLRRRQMSGSRWNSDPDQRNSRRTNRPLLHRCSSLSIEQPKQEVPSNNHSQTCRLTCKARNGKVSLNRTDEKNRRCIPLLHRELSVEDGEILRSYTVVKQMSDEV from the exons GTCCCTCAGTTAGTTATGCTGACGTCACTGTTTCTGCTGATCGTCGTAGGCAATGGATGTGTCCTGCTGTCGCTGATATATTCCGAAAATGGCATAAAGACCCGGATGAACTTCTTCATACTGCATTTAGCGATAGCAG ATCTTCTGGTTGGTTTGGTTATAGTCGGACACGATATTGTGGAAAAGGTGCAGATAGATTTTAATGGAGGTTCATTTCTCTGCAAATTACTGCAATACATTAAG GTAGTGGTGATATACTCCTCCACGTACGTGTTGGTGTCTATGAGTATTGACAGGCTTGATGCCGTGGCCAGACCAATGAGATTCTCTCGCAGAG AGTTCAGAGCGAAGGTCCTGATTGCAGCGGCTTGGATTCTCTCATTTGTTTTTGCACTACCAATCCTTGTCCTGTTTGATGTCACAGACGATAATGTCACCTATCTCGACAAAACCGTCACCTTGTGTGATCCGGATTTCAATCATATACACGGACCAAAG ATTTATATGACCCTTATAGCACTGGCGGCCTTTATCATCCCCACTCTAATAATTATGGTATGCTATTGCTTCATCATCGCCGTTATCTGCCGCAATGACGACGACGCACAGAGAGAACGATCCAACTGGACGTTTGAAAGACAAGAAAGTTTGCTTAGTAACG TGACCGTAGATTCGTCTCGTGGTTATTCGTTGGGAAGACACAGAAACCCTATCATCGAACGAGCCAAAGTCAGGACCGTAAAGATGACGGTCTTCATTGTTTTAG catttaTTATCTGCTGGTGCCCCTACTTTGGGTTCATGCTTTACCAGGTGTACGTTTCGGGGACACCCCACACCAGCACAATGAGGGCTGTCACATCCCTGGTCAGCAGCCTCTCCCCGCTCAACTCGGCAGTCAACCCGATCATCTACGGAATCTTCAGTACCAGGATCTGTCGAAATCTAAG AcgtgtgccatttttgaaacatttcgTGTGTTGTGGGCGACACAAGCGCCGCTTCGGGAGCAGAATGTCGCATACCTCACAAGTCGAAGGTGTTTTTCTGAATGACGTTTCTTCTCTGAGGCGTCGCCAAATGTCGGGATCGAGGTGGAACTCCGATCCCGACCAACGGAATTCCAGGAGAACAAATAGACCCCTGTTACACAGGTGCTCCTCTCTTTCGATTGAGCAGCCAAAACAGGAAGTTCCGTCAAATAATCACTCCCAAACGTGTAGGTTGACGTGTAAAGCGAGGAATGGGAAAGTTAGTTTGAATAGAACAGACGAAAAAAATAGAAGGTGCATTCCTTTGCTGCACCGCGAACTCTCCGTGGAAGACGGCGAAATACTACGATCTTACACTGTAGTAAAACAGATGTCAGACGAAGTGTAA